Proteins from a single region of Gammaproteobacteria bacterium:
- the gap gene encoding type I glyceraldehyde-3-phosphate dehydrogenase, which translates to MAIKVAINGYGRIGRNILRAHYESGRTDDIQIIAINDLGDANTNAHLTRFDTAHGRFGGKVEVDNDFLVVNGDKIRVFAERDPSKLPWGKLGVDVVLECTGLFASKDKAAAHLKGGAKKVIISAPAGTDVDATVVYGVNHKVLKSADTVISNASCTTNCLATMVKPLHERIGVERGLMTTIHSYTNDQVLTDVYHSDLRRARSATMSMIPTKTGAAAAVGLVLPDLDGKLDGFAIRVPTINVSVVDLSFDAARDTSRLEIDDIMKTAANGELKGLLAYNDGPLVSVDFNHTTVSATFDATLTNVNGRLVKVMAWYDNEWGFCNRMLDTTRALMNAH; encoded by the coding sequence ATGGCAATTAAGGTCGCGATAAACGGCTACGGACGCATCGGACGCAACATCTTGCGCGCACACTATGAATCGGGGCGCACCGATGATATTCAGATCATCGCAATCAACGATCTCGGCGATGCCAATACCAATGCGCATCTGACCCGCTTCGACACGGCGCACGGCCGCTTTGGGGGTAAGGTTGAAGTCGATAACGATTTCCTGGTGGTCAACGGCGACAAAATTCGTGTGTTCGCCGAGCGTGACCCGAGCAAACTGCCGTGGGGCAAGCTGGGTGTGGACGTGGTGCTGGAATGTACGGGCCTGTTCGCGAGCAAGGACAAAGCCGCCGCGCACCTCAAGGGCGGCGCTAAAAAAGTCATTATTTCTGCGCCGGCCGGCACCGACGTAGATGCGACCGTGGTTTATGGCGTGAATCACAAGGTGCTTAAAAGCGCGGACACCGTGATTTCCAATGCCTCGTGCACAACCAACTGTCTGGCCACCATGGTCAAGCCGCTGCACGAGCGGATCGGGGTCGAGCGCGGCCTGATGACCACCATACATTCCTACACCAACGATCAGGTGCTGACCGACGTATATCACTCGGACCTGCGGCGCGCGCGTTCGGCCACCATGTCCATGATCCCGACCAAAACCGGCGCGGCGGCGGCCGTGGGTCTGGTGCTGCCTGATCTGGACGGTAAGCTTGACGGCTTCGCGATCCGCGTGCCGACGATCAACGTGTCCGTGGTGGACTTGAGCTTCGATGCCGCGCGCGACACCAGCCGCCTGGAAATAGACGACATCATGAAGACCGCGGCAAACGGCGAACTCAAGGGTCTGCTCGCGTATAACGACGGACCGCTGGTGTCTGTAGATTTCAATCACACCACGGTGTCGGCCACTTTCGATGCCACTTTGACCAACGTGAACGGCCGCCTGGTCAAGGTGATGGCCTGGTACGACAACGAGTGGGGCTTTTGCAACCGCATGCTGGACACCACCCGCGCGCTGATGAACGCTCACTAG
- a CDS encoding phosphoglycerate kinase: MKVLKMVDLDLADQRLLIRADLNVPVTDGRVTSDARLRASLPTIEQALKGGARVMLMSHLGRPAEGRFDAKYSLQPVAQRLSELLGREVRLVGDWLDGVDVNSGELVLCENVRFNPGEEDDDAGLAKRMAALCDVFVMDAFGTAHRAQASTHGVARFAPKACAGPLLVAELEALAAALEQPARPLVAIVGGAKVSTKLTVLESLLQKVDQLIVGGGMLNTFIAAAGFEVGKSLHEPDLVETAKRLSAAASARGVSIPLPVDVVCGKEFSASATATIKPVDNLEPDDMIFDIGPETASQFVAMLKGARTVVWNGPLGVCEFPQFAEGTRLVAEVIAASDAYSIAGGGDTLAAIDQFGVAERISYISTGGGAFLEFLEGRTLPAVAMLRERAAK, from the coding sequence CTGAAAGTCCTGAAGATGGTCGATCTCGATCTCGCGGATCAGCGCTTGTTGATCCGCGCGGACCTGAACGTGCCGGTCACGGACGGTCGCGTGACCAGCGACGCGCGCCTTCGCGCCTCGCTACCGACCATCGAGCAGGCGCTCAAGGGCGGCGCCAGGGTCATGCTCATGTCGCATCTGGGACGGCCCGCAGAAGGGCGCTTCGATGCGAAGTATTCATTGCAGCCGGTCGCTCAACGTCTGAGCGAATTGCTGGGCCGCGAGGTGCGGCTGGTGGGCGACTGGCTGGACGGTGTCGATGTTAATAGCGGCGAGCTGGTCCTGTGCGAGAACGTGCGTTTCAATCCGGGCGAGGAGGATGACGATGCCGGGCTGGCAAAACGAATGGCGGCGCTTTGTGACGTATTCGTGATGGACGCGTTTGGCACCGCGCACCGCGCGCAGGCGTCCACGCACGGAGTGGCGCGTTTTGCCCCGAAGGCCTGCGCCGGGCCGCTGCTGGTCGCCGAGCTTGAGGCGCTGGCCGCGGCGCTGGAACAACCGGCGCGCCCGCTGGTCGCGATCGTGGGCGGCGCCAAGGTATCGACCAAGCTCACGGTGCTGGAATCGCTGCTACAGAAAGTCGATCAGCTCATTGTCGGTGGCGGCATGCTCAATACGTTTATCGCTGCGGCCGGCTTCGAGGTCGGCAAATCGCTGCACGAGCCGGATCTGGTGGAGACCGCCAAACGCTTGAGCGCCGCTGCCAGCGCGCGCGGTGTATCGATTCCGCTGCCGGTGGACGTGGTGTGCGGCAAGGAATTTTCCGCGTCAGCGACCGCAACGATCAAGCCGGTGGACAATCTGGAGCCGGACGACATGATCTTCGATATCGGCCCAGAGACCGCGAGCCAGTTCGTAGCCATGCTGAAAGGGGCGCGTACAGTGGTCTGGAACGGCCCGCTCGGCGTGTGCGAGTTTCCGCAGTTCGCCGAAGGCACGCGGCTTGTGGCCGAGGTCATCGCCGCAAGCGATGCGTATTCGATCGCAGGCGGCGGGGATACGCTGGCCGCCATCGATCAGTTCGGCGTTGCGGAGCGAATTTCGTATATCTCCACCGGCGGCGGCGCCTTCCTCGAGTTTCTGGAAGGCCGGACATTGCCGGCCGTGGCGATGTTGCGGGAACGCGCGGCAAAGTGA